One window of the Candidatus Binataceae bacterium genome contains the following:
- the glnE gene encoding bifunctional [glutamate--ammonia ligase]-adenylyl-L-tyrosine phosphorylase/[glutamate--ammonia-ligase] adenylyltransferase, which translates to MAQRAAIASDLSGLADRFRGALGNQRLASRAIASVASRAPDERLAIASGLRLGEQSPAGLKKLLLTRQLADDLFFCLGSSELIGVELSSIGSEWATDFLRANEESCDSLIESIVFEPPHFDDRRSAAQAIAAFKRRMFIRIAIGDLLDRLTVAETARAMSALADECIRAAYAAALDLLGDRGKTVGKFCVLAMGKLGACELNLSSDIDLIYLHEATADQNALEAAARLAELITELLAAGSFRVDMRLRPGGRYSPLVTTLNGALEFYESLGQTWERAALLRTRPVAGALDVGRELLKELTPFIYRRYLDFDTLRQLRAMKRQIEAELRDPAMIERNIKLGRGGIRELEFIVQALMLIYGGRDPRLRTEQTFLALQRLETHGYVPANRARQLADAYSFLRDTEHKLQVIAGLQTHVLPSEPAAMRALAARLGLGKDYDAIARLNARLKQHRDFVATQFRETLAGGEDIEVSSAVSPTARAAWEAALDPASSRRQLEELGFAVAKESSRHLLMLAREPEHVHSSPRRRELVDQLGPLMLDEIARLPDPDLALKNLADFIASVGARTSFLALLEQHPATRRILLRLFASSAYLSTIFIRHPDMLDTLVRSDIARPRRTTQELRDEVRELTAASADFESKLDALRVFRHQEFLRISIADLAGDLDIEQVECELTALAEAVLTQALEIARAETALRFAIPPTLKMCTIAMGRLGASEMSYNSDLDLIFVFDDRDESADSREVAARLTQKLIAVLESRTREGYAYKLDLRLRPSGNAGPLVTSLESFREYHRKSSAVWERQALVRARVVAGDDELAAAVESAREEFVFGHSLTDSEVTEIHAMRIRMEREIGYENGSHLNIKQGPGGLVDVEFLAQMLALRYGVRDPELRLRGTIKMISKLEQAGIMAAHDAGILREGYRFLSRLENRLRIESDQPAWAVPTDPAALGPLARRMGFEGANGADQLLSELLHRRARIRAIFEHQFARELSAQH; encoded by the coding sequence ATGGCACAACGGGCGGCGATAGCATCCGATCTCAGCGGACTCGCGGATCGATTCCGCGGCGCGCTCGGCAACCAGCGGCTCGCGAGCCGCGCGATCGCGTCGGTTGCGTCGCGTGCGCCCGACGAGCGCCTTGCAATCGCATCGGGGCTTCGTCTGGGGGAGCAATCGCCCGCTGGTCTGAAAAAGCTCCTGCTCACGCGCCAGCTCGCCGACGATCTCTTCTTCTGCCTCGGCTCGTCGGAGCTCATTGGGGTCGAGCTAAGTTCGATAGGCTCGGAGTGGGCGACGGATTTTCTGCGGGCGAACGAAGAATCATGCGATTCGCTGATCGAATCGATCGTATTCGAACCTCCGCACTTTGACGACCGGCGCAGCGCGGCCCAGGCCATCGCGGCCTTCAAGCGGCGGATGTTTATTCGCATCGCGATCGGCGACTTGCTCGATCGTCTGACGGTCGCGGAGACGGCGCGTGCGATGTCGGCGCTGGCCGACGAATGTATCCGTGCGGCCTACGCCGCGGCGCTCGATTTGCTCGGCGATCGCGGCAAGACCGTGGGCAAATTCTGCGTGCTGGCGATGGGCAAGCTTGGCGCCTGCGAGCTCAACCTCAGCTCGGACATCGACCTGATCTATCTGCACGAGGCGACCGCCGATCAGAACGCGCTCGAAGCCGCCGCGCGCCTGGCCGAATTGATTACCGAGCTTCTTGCCGCTGGCTCCTTTCGCGTTGACATGCGGTTGCGCCCCGGCGGCCGTTATTCACCGCTTGTTACGACACTCAACGGCGCGCTGGAATTTTATGAGAGCCTTGGGCAAACCTGGGAACGCGCCGCGCTGCTCCGCACGCGGCCGGTCGCGGGCGCGCTCGACGTCGGCCGCGAGTTGCTCAAGGAGCTGACGCCGTTCATATATCGGCGCTACCTCGACTTCGACACGCTGCGCCAGCTTCGCGCGATGAAGCGGCAGATCGAGGCCGAGCTGCGCGATCCCGCCATGATCGAGCGCAACATCAAGCTCGGTCGCGGCGGAATTCGCGAGCTCGAGTTCATCGTGCAAGCGCTGATGCTGATCTACGGCGGCCGCGATCCGCGCCTTCGAACCGAGCAAACGTTCCTCGCGCTGCAACGGCTCGAGACCCACGGCTATGTCCCTGCCAACCGCGCGCGGCAACTTGCCGATGCCTACTCGTTTTTGCGCGATACGGAACACAAGCTGCAGGTGATCGCGGGATTGCAGACCCATGTGCTGCCCAGTGAACCGGCGGCGATGCGTGCGCTCGCGGCGCGGCTCGGGCTCGGCAAGGACTACGATGCGATCGCGCGGCTCAACGCGCGGCTCAAGCAGCATCGCGATTTCGTCGCGACGCAGTTCCGCGAGACTCTCGCTGGCGGCGAAGATATCGAGGTCTCGAGCGCGGTCTCGCCCACGGCGCGTGCGGCATGGGAAGCAGCGCTCGATCCCGCCTCCTCACGCCGTCAGCTCGAAGAGCTGGGATTCGCAGTGGCCAAGGAAAGCTCGCGTCATCTGCTGATGCTCGCGCGCGAGCCCGAGCATGTGCATTCGAGCCCGCGCCGCCGCGAGCTTGTCGATCAACTCGGGCCGCTGATGCTCGATGAAATCGCGCGGCTTCCCGACCCCGATCTAGCGCTGAAGAACCTGGCCGATTTCATCGCGTCAGTTGGCGCGCGCACCTCGTTCCTCGCGCTCTTGGAGCAGCATCCGGCGACACGGCGGATCCTGCTCCGGCTCTTCGCCTCGAGCGCGTACCTCTCGACGATTTTCATTCGTCATCCTGACATGCTCGACACTCTCGTCAGGTCGGATATCGCGCGCCCGCGGCGCACCACGCAGGAATTGCGCGACGAGGTGCGCGAGCTCACCGCGGCCAGCGCCGACTTCGAGAGCAAGCTCGATGCGCTGCGCGTCTTTCGCCATCAGGAATTTCTGCGAATTTCGATCGCCGATCTCGCCGGCGATCTCGACATCGAACAAGTCGAATGCGAGCTCACCGCGCTGGCCGAGGCGGTGCTGACTCAGGCGCTCGAAATCGCGCGTGCCGAAACCGCGCTCAGATTCGCCATCCCGCCGACGCTCAAGATGTGCACGATCGCGATGGGCCGGCTTGGTGCGAGCGAGATGTCGTATAACTCGGACCTCGATCTGATCTTCGTCTTCGACGATCGCGACGAGTCCGCCGACAGCCGCGAGGTCGCCGCGCGGCTCACGCAGAAGCTGATCGCGGTGCTCGAATCCCGCACGCGGGAGGGCTATGCCTACAAGCTCGATCTGCGGCTGAGACCTTCGGGCAACGCCGGCCCGCTTGTGACGTCGCTGGAAAGCTTCCGCGAGTATCATCGCAAGAGTTCCGCGGTGTGGGAGCGGCAGGCGCTGGTGCGCGCGCGCGTGGTCGCGGGCGACGATGAACTAGCTGCGGCAGTCGAAAGCGCGCGCGAGGAATTCGTCTTCGGCCACTCGCTCACTGATAGTGAAGTCACCGAGATCCACGCGATGCGCATTCGGATGGAGCGCGAAATCGGTTACGAGAACGGCAGCCATCTCAATATCAAGCAGGGTCCCGGCGGACTCGTCGATGTCGAGTTCCTGGCCCAGATGCTCGCGCTGCGCTACGGAGTACGCGATCCGGAACTGCGGCTGCGCGGCACGATTAAGATGATTTCGAAACTCGAGCAAGCCGGAATCATGGCAGCGCATGACGCGGGGATCCTGCGCGAGGGCTACCGGTTTTTATCGCGGCTCGAAAATCGGCTGCGCATCGAAAGCGATCAGCCGGCGTGGGCCGTTCCGACCGATCCTGCCGCGCTGGGACCGCTCGCGCGGCGCATGGGATTCGAAGGCGCCAATGGCGCCGACCAGTTACTTTCCGAGCTATTGCATCGCCGCGCGAGGATCCGTGCGATCTTCGAGCATCAGTTTGCCCGCGAACTGTCCGCGCAACACTAA